One window from the genome of Oryctolagus cuniculus chromosome 1, mOryCun1.1, whole genome shotgun sequence encodes:
- the LOC100357116 gene encoding olfactory receptor 4X1, with protein sequence MAATSNVTEVIFLGFSQDRNVQKVISVMLLLMYMAIVLGNGLIIVTVMAGKGLTSPMYFFLSFLSFVEICYCSVTAPKLIFDPFNKRKAISLKGCFTQIFFLHFFGGTEIFLLTVMAYDRYVAICKPLHYVSIMNRRVCGLLVGAAWGGGLLHSLGQTFLIFQLPFCGPNIIDHYFCDVHPVLKLACSDTFLISLLIIVNGGSISVISFAVLLASYAVILHSLRSHTSEGRRKALSTCASHLVVVSLFFIPCSFVYMRPCVTFAADKIVAVFYTVLTPLLNPVIYSFRNAEVKNAVRRLMRRKVMREEK encoded by the coding sequence ATGGCCGCCACAAGCAATGTGACTGAAGTCATTTTCTTGGGATTTTCCCAGGACAGGAATGTGCAGAAAGTCATTTCCGTGATGCTTCTCCTCATGTACATGGCCATCGTCCTGGGCAACGGTCTCATTATAGTGACCGTCATGGCTGGCAAAGGGCTCACCTCCCCCATGTATTTCTTCCTCAGCTTCTTGTCCTTTGTGGAGATCTGTTACTGCTCTGTCACAGCTCCCAAGCTCATCTTTGACCCTTTTAACAAGAGGAAAGCCATTTCCCTCAAGGGCTGCTTCACACAGATATttttcctccatttctttggAGGCACCGAGATCTTCCTTCTGACggtgatggcctatgaccgctatgtggccatctgcaagccctTGCACTACGTCTCCATCATGAACCGGAGAGTGTGTGGCCTCTTGGTGGGGGCGGCTTGGGGTGGGGGCTTGCTGCACTCTCTCGGGCAAACCTTCCTCATTTTCCAGCTGCCCTTCTGCGGCCCCAACATCATTGATCACTACTTCTGTGATGTCCACCCGGTGCTGAAGCTGGCCTGCTCCGACACCTTCCTGATTAGCCTGCTAATCATCGTGAACGGCGGCTCCATCTCGGTGATCAGCTTCGCTGTGCTGCTGGCTTCCTACGCGGTGATCCTGCACTCCCTGCGGAGCCACACCTCAGAAGGGCGGCGCAAGGCTCTCTCCACCTGCGCCTCTCACCTGGTGGTTGTGAGCCTGTTTTTCATCCCCTGCTCCTTTGTCTACATGAGGCCCTGTGTCACCTTTGCTGCAGACAAGATAGTCGCTGTGTTCTACACGGTGCTCACACCTCTCCTGAACCCCGTCATTTACTCCTTCAGGAATGCCGAGGTGAAAAATGCCGTGAGGAGGCTCATGAGGAGGAAGGTGATGCGGGAAGAGAAATAG